Within the Barnesiella intestinihominis YIT 11860 genome, the region GGTGCTTTTAAGTTTGTTATTTCTTCATTTTCAAGTTTATGGTCCTGCTTTTGATGAATATTAGAGTCATTTTCCCTCGAATATTTTGAAGGAGCTGTATATTCGTCCGGTTTTATTTCATTCTCCTCGGGAAATAAAGATGTTGAAAATTCTTTGGAGGGTGAGGTAATGTTTTCGGCCGGAGGTATTGTCGCCGTCAAAATCATAGGGCCTGTTCCATATAACAGCCAATAGATAGATAAGTCGGGATAGGCAGAATGTATCTTCCCAATGGTATTGATACTGATCTTCTGATTTCGTCCACCCAAAATTTGAGACATTGAAGATCTCTGTATCTTAGTTGCATCGGCAAATTGCGTAACAGATATACCCTTATACTCGATAAAACTTTTCATTCTTTCGGCAACAATTAGAGCTTCATTTTCTTCCATTTTTAGGGGTGTAAATAGATTCGTAATAATAAAATTATAGTTTACAAATGTAACAAGAATAAATAAAAAACACAAGTTTGTTTTGTAAATTGCGTGATTTACAAATGCAAATAAAACAACATGAGGTATACTTCGTAAATAGCCTTCATTGTTTACCAATAAGAATATTTATTAAAAGTATTATTTTACATTTATATATATAATTATTTAGAAATCAATATTTTATTTGTTGTATATAAAAAACAGCCTGCGTGTATCGTTCGAAATTCGAAGTTATACCTCGAATATACTTTACATTAAACATATTAAAACGTTGGTTTTTAATTATTTGTATTATATATATTGTAGATATAATAATTGTTTATATA harbors:
- a CDS encoding helix-turn-helix domain-containing protein, which translates into the protein MEENEALIVAERMKSFIEYKGISVTQFADATKIQRSSMSQILGGRNQKISINTIGKIHSAYPDLSIYWLLYGTGPMILTATIPPAENITSPSKEFSTSLFPEENEIKPDEYTAPSKYSRENDSNIHQKQDHKLENEEITNLKAPFFEPSEQVVKNKKATKIMIFYSDNTFETFSPDNE